One Hermetia illucens chromosome 4, iHerIll2.2.curated.20191125, whole genome shotgun sequence DNA segment encodes these proteins:
- the LOC119653463 gene encoding general odorant-binding protein 99a-like — translation MKLLIFLFAIFVLVAADWKPRSREQYNKDGDECFKSENISERAIHGIRKHVFTDESKCFFRCVLMKNNVWDDTTGCNVERVYKEVTHIGLKASKDGLTQCNSDDKKDKDPCQWVNNIVRCVFEHNYIEPNY, via the exons TTTGTGTTG GTTGCCGCCGACTGGAAACCGAGAAGCAGGGAACAGTATAACAAAGACGGTGATGAGTGCTTTAAATCTGAGAATATTTCCGAACGTGCTATTCATGGAATCAGAAAACATGTGTTTACCGACGAGTCCAAATGCTTTTTCCGGTGTGTCCTAATGAAAAACAATGTCTGGGATGATACTACAGGATGCAATGTGGAGAGGGTATATAAGGAAGTCACTCACATTGGACTAAAGGCATCAAAGGACGGTTTGACCCAGTGCAATAGTGATGACAAGAAGGATAAGGATCCTTGCCAATGGGTCAACAATATTGTGAGATGTGTCTTTGAACACAATTATATCGAACCAAATTATTAG